The DNA segment GGGCAATTAGGCTTAATTGACGAAAATAATGATGCCCAAATACAGGATTACACGCAGGATATTAATTTTACGAATCTGGGGCTTGATTTTCAATTTCATGACAGAATGGCTTTGCTCGGCGGGGTACAACTCTTACATTCTACTCATGATGTAACAGAGGTAGATCACGATTTAACCCAATGGTCAACCGGGATGCGTTTTACTGTTCGTGAAGGTGCCTCTATTACGACATCCTATGGTGTGATAGATCAGAAGTATACCATTGGCGGTGAAGAGCGTTCTGCAGAGTCAAAGCAGTTTGATCTCCTAATGACCATGAAGTTCTAAATTGAGGGTATCTATGTTGAAAAAAGAACTACTAATTCTATGTATTGGGGCTGTGCTGTCTGTGTATGGTACAGTCACCCTGGATACGCTGGATGTTGTTGATACACGGGTCGGTCCTGTCTCGGTTCGACCGTCTTCCCATGTGTTAGACAGTATACAACGTCATCGTGAACAATTTATCCGTGATGTTGATACGTCCCTGTTTTTCGTTTTCTTTGATGAAGATTATCCTTCAGGGGCATATACGTATGAGTATCCAGAGAATCTTTCCCGCATCTCTGTGCCGGAAGGTTCAGGACGAACTGGAGAAGTTGCTGTGCGATACGACTTGTATCCCGGTGATTATTCCGGTGCAGCCATTGCTTTGTATGGACGCCAGTTGGACATGACCGATATTGTGCATACCGGCGCTCTTGAATTTTGGGTTCGAGGGACAACCGGCGGAGAACAGGCACAGATTGGGTTTTCTGATAGTGAAGCAAGTGGCGTGAAGGTGCAAAACACGCTTCCCTTGTCTCGATATGGCGCAATACGTCCTTTCTGGACACGAATATCCATTCCCTTGGCCGACTTTGGGCGTCGGGGGTCTTACTGGGATGATCGACTTGATCGTGAGGAACATCTTCCCTTTGGATGGGATGAAGTTACGGAATTTCTCGTAACCATTGCTAAAAATGAAAATCCCGCATTTCAGGTGTATTTTGATGATATCGTCATTCGAACTGATGTATATGACTCTTCAAAAGCCTTTGATGAACCATATTGGGATGAAGTAGAACAGGTGTTATCTGCACCCGGCGCTCTTCCTGAAGGAATCTCCATACGTGAAGAGCTTTTCTCCGGGTATTTTACGGATGGAAGTTATGGAACGGTATACGGAGGTCTCACTTCTTTTACGTCGCAACCTGTAGGAAGTACTACCTCAGGCGATTCCGCTGTAGCGATGTATTTTGATAATAGTGATTTTTCCGGTGCTGCAATTAACTTTGGTGATACCTATGACCTTGATTCGCTTCGGCAACATGGTGCTGGTATCGGTTTTTGGGCAAAAGCTGGTCCGGGAACTGATATTGTTCATTTTGGCCCATCTGATTGTGAAGATGTGGACGGTCGTTCTGTTGGAACATCCTTGAATCTTGCTGATTATGGAGATCTTGGTACAGAATGGAGCTATTTTACGGTACCACTCAGAGAGTTTCCTGATGATGGATCATGGTGGAATCCAGAAACATTTAGCACTTCTCCGGGAGTGATTGACTGGAAACATATTTCTGATTTCAGTTTTACCACAAATAAGTATGGAAATCGGGTTCCTGTGGGAGAACCGGCGAAGCTTTTTGTGACAGATCTCGCCATTATTGATTCTGTACCGGGGTATGTAGATCCTGAAGCATACTGGGATGAGTTCTACTCAGATGCGCCGGATCAACTTGTCTTTGATTTTGAGGACTTAAGTGGCAGTTTTGGCGCCTATTCTGGAAGTGGGTCGAGTATTTCTGCGCAAGTTGAATATCAAGCTGACGTGAGTCTTCGCCCTCGTTTAGGCCGGAAATTCTTAGAGGTAAGTTATACCTTAGGTGATTGGGCGCAAGCAACGTATGATTTTGTTGCGCGCAATGCTCCGTCTCAAATGTATGATTGGAGTAACCATAAAGCAGTACGTTTTGACATCTACTCCCAAGCTGAAGAACAGTACATTGGGGTACAGGTAACCGATGCTGGTGGAGAGGCGTGGTCTGCAAATATTTCCGTTAAGGAAGGGTGGCAAAATGTCGTGGTGCCCCTGCGTCGATTCCGTAGAAATATTTACCAGGATGCCAGTGCTGATGCTGATGGCAAGCTTCGTCTCGACCAAGTGCAGCAGTTCAGTATCGTTCCACGAGATGTGGGGCACTCAAGTGTAGTGCGCATAGATAATGTGTATCTGACCAACTCTCTTGAGAATGATCCCTTTGAAGTTGAATAAATAAGGGAGTGAGGGTGTAAATCACCCTCACTCTGCTGTTGTTTCGAAAGGTGTTTTTATGAAAAAACGGAATGTTCTCTACCTCATAGGCTTGCTTTTCTTGTCAGTAGGAGTTGTGTGGTATGGAGGTACAAACCGATCTCTTTTAGCCTTTTGTGATACTCTCTTTGCGGGGGCAATGATTACACTGCTATTTGGGTTGATTCTTGTGATAATTAATAGCTCCCGTCTTCATTACTACAAGTATATTACGGAAAAATTCCGACGAAAAAAAGGCGCTGAGAGTGCTGAATCTTTTGAAAAAAGCGAAGCTCGACGCTTTTCCTATGTTGTCTATGGTGTCTATTTTGCTGCTGCAGGTGTTCTTGGTGTAGCGGTGTGTGCTTATCTTACAGTGCACTACTCTCTATAAGTTTTCAGTATTGTTACATCAGCAGATAATCCTATGACGGGTAATCTCTAAAAAACTCAAAAACATTCTTGCCGAGATATTATATTATTGTGAATTTGTGTTCTAATTTTCCACGTGGATTAAGAAAGGAAAAGGGTAATATGAGAAAAATGTGCCTGATTTTGTCTCTTTCTGTTTTGGCCCTTGCGATGGTGTCATGCGGAACTGATGACAGGAGTTTTGGGTATCCCCGAGAAGAAACATTGTATGTCGGGGGGTTGCAATGGGGATCTCCAACAACGTTTAATCCTCTTGCATGGTGGTCAGCTTTTCCTATTATGGAAGGAGGGAACAACACTGTTACGTATGAACCTCTCGTGTTGTTTAATAGTTTTACCTCCGAAATGGAACCGCTTCTTGGTACCATTTACGAAGAATCAAATGAGTACATTTCTGTTATTATGAACTCCGCAGCGCGCTGGAGTGATAACCGCCCACTTACCGCAGAAGATGTTAAATATACCTACGAGTTAGCTCGAGATAATTCTGTGCTATATTCCGGTGTGTGGGAACATCTCACTGATATTACTATTGACACCGTGAATGTTGACACCCTAGCAGATATCGTTTTGCCGGATGATCATTACGGGCAGCACGAGCGAATCACTTTTCACATGGAGGGAGCCGCACAACAAAATCCCCTTGCTGTATATGGGGCTCTTCAGTCGGTTCGAATTCTTCCAAAACATTTTTTTGCTGAAAAGTTAGAAGAACTGGATGGTGATTTTGAGGCACTGCGCAGTTTAACCCTTGGAGATTCGCCCATTATTTCAGGGCCGTACCAAATACACAACTATACCAATGAACGAATTATCTTAAAACGTCGTGATGATTACTGGGGCAATGACGCTCTTTTTGCAGGAGAAGAACCAGGGCCTCGGTATATTCTACATCCCATTCTTGAAGGCAATAGTCACTTTAACCTTGCTTTGCAGCAGGGTCGTATTGATGTGACTTCTACTTATCTTCCCCGAGTCTGGACGCGCCGCGATATGGGTGTGCAAACATGGTATGAAGAACAGCCCTATTACATGGCAGGTTCTATTCCAACTCTTGTACTGAATACCGAACATGAAGAGCTGTCAAGTAAGTATATGCGCCGGGCCATTGCTAGTGCCATTAATTATGAAGATGTGCGAGATCTTGCTATTTCGGGATACAGCGAAGATATTCAACCTGGTCTGATTCTTCCCTTTGGTAATGAAAAACAGTATTTTTCTGCCGAAGATGCTGAAAAGTATGGTACATCCTTTGATAAAGAGAAAGCCCGTAGCTACCTCGAGAAAGCTGGATATACTTCGGTGTGGCATGATGATGGACGCTTGAGCCATATGGAAAACGAAGATGGCGAGCCTGTCCGCTCTTTACGCATTATGTGCCCCTCTGGATGGACTGACTGGGAAGCCATTGTGCGTATTGTTGTACGAGATCTACGGCGAGCCGGTATCGATGCGTATCAAGATTTTGTGGATCAAGGTGTATATAGGGAAAGTCAGCCTGTTGGGCGTTTTGATATGATCTTGTTTACTCCTGCCCCTGAGCTTTCTCCCACAACTCCTCTTTCTCGTCTAGAGGGCGTTATGTCATCGCAGTTTTGGGCGCCCATCGGAGATAGAATGGAAGAAAACTATGGGCGATATAATAATCCTGAGTCTGACACATATAACCCTGCTGTAGACAGCTTGATTAAGAATATCCCCTTGATTACCAATCAAGACTCCTTGGTAGATGCCTATAGAAAGCTCAATCGTATTTTTATGAAAGACCAGCCAGCCATACCTCTGGCATATCGTCCAGAGCAGTATTACCAATTTACAGAAGCAGTATGGGAAAACTTTCCCCATGCGGACAATCCCGTTGGGCCTCAGTTAGTACCCACCATCGGTGCAGCACGGAATGTCCTTTGGAAATTACGATCCACGGAAAAAGGAGAATAGATGTTAAAACACAATCCTACGTTGAAGTATGTTATCAATCGTATTTTATGGTATGTCCTTACCTTTTTTGTAGCGATTACAATCAATTTCTTCCTCCCGCGTATTGGAGGGTCTGATCCGGTAACCTTAACTCTTAATAGAATGTCTTCTGGGATGACCCCTGACCGGGTTCGTCAGATGGAAGAAGATCTGAATGTACGGTATAATCTTGCTCGTCTTGATGAAGACGGGAACGCTATCCGTGCGAAGGTTGGGGCTGATGGTAATTTTGTGCGCGATGCCGAAGGAGATCTGGTTCCTGATGAGAAGGGGCGGGTTGTTCGCCGAAGCTTATTTAACCAATATCTCAATTACCTCGGGATGACCATGCGAGGTGATCTTGGTATGTCCATACAGCAAGATCGTCCCGTTGCGGAAATTATGCGGGAGTCCATACCTTGGACGTTGGCCCTACAATTTCCTTCCATCGTTATTGGCTGGATTGTTGGTAATATATTAGGTGTTCTTGCGGCGTATAAACGTGGCTCTTTTGATAAGATCCTTTTTCCTGCTTCTATGTTGAGCACCTCAATTCCGTTTTTCGTATTTGGTATGGTTTTAGTATATGTGTTTGCCATACAGCTAAACCTCTTTCCTGCGTATGGAGGGTATGCCTGGGAGTACACTCCAGGTTTAAATATGGGTTTCATCATGAGTGCAGGATATCACTTTATATTACCCTTTTTGTCAATTTGTCCGGTCATGGCTGGTGGGCAGGCAATTGGCATGCGTTCTATGTCGATTTATGAGTTGGGTACGGATTATATTAAGTTTTCTAAAACCCTTGGTATTCGCGAACACCGCATTATTAAGTACATCTTTCGTAACGCCATGCTTCCACAACTTACGGGATTGGCCATGATGTTGGGGCAAATGGTTGGTGGTGCTTTGATTACAGAGCTTATCTTCTCATACCCCGGCTTAGGAACAGCATTACTTGATGCGGTAAATCAAAATGACTATTTTGTTATTCAGGGGGGAGCCTTAATTGTGGCAATATTCCTTCTTATAGCAAACTTCACCGTGGATATTCTCATTGGTATTTTTGATCCCCGGGTAAAAGCCGGAAGAGTGGAGGGTTAATCTATGAAGCTATTTAAAAATCTTCTGAAAGAAAAAACGTTTGTTTTTGGATTTTTTACGTTTATAATTGTTATTCTTTTTGCCGTCATTGGGCGTATGTTTGTAGATCCCGTGACTTACGATAACTCCGTAGCGGGAACATATACGCCTCCATCAAGTTTGGCACTTCTTGGTACCGACCACATTGGGAGAAGTGTTCTTCCCATGCTTATCATGGGGTTGGGGTCATCCCTCTATGTTGGTCTTCTGGCAGGGGTGATTGCAACCTTTGTGGGCACCTTACTCGGTGTGTATGCCGGTTTTATTGGGGGGGTGCTTGATGATATCATTAATATGGTGACAAATCTCTTTATGGTTATTCCCATATTCGTGGTGTTACTCTTAATAAGTTCTGCCATAGAGGACGGGCGGTCTTTAACCTTAGTTGCCGTTATTATCGGCTTAACAGCGTGGACATGGACATGTCGGTCTGTGCGAGCACAGGTTTCCAGTCTTCGTACGGGAGACCATATTTCCCTTGCGCGGCTCAATGGTGACAGTACATTTAAGATTCTTTTTGTGCATGTACTACCCTACCTCTTCTCGTACATTTTTATGGTGTTCATTATTCAGCTTGCTACGGGAATCTTAATGGAAGCAAGTATCAGTATGATTGGTCTTGGTCCGGTAGAAGGTGTTTCCTTGGGTATTATCCTTAATGAAGCAAATGCAAATTTTGCTCTCATTGACGGAGCGTGGTGGGCCTTTTTCCCCGCTGCATTTCTTACCACTATTCTGGTCTTTGCCCTCTATACCCTGAATACCTCTATGGAAGGTGTTTTTAACCCTCGTTTGCGAAAAGAATAGGAGAAGCCTTATGGCAGTATTTGAAGTAAAAAATTTATCACTTCACTATAGAACACGATTTGGAAAACGGATTCACGCAGTGCAGGATGTGAGTTTCTCCATGGAAGAGGGAGAGATTCTTGGTATTGCCGGAGAGTCTGGATGTGGGAAAACCACTCTGGTAAGTGGGTGTATGGGGCTTTTTATTCCCCCGCTCTACCCCACAAGTGGTGATGTTCTTGTGCGGGGAGAATCTCTCATGGGACGAAGCCCAGATGAAGTACGCGAAAACGTACTCTCAAAAAAAGTGAGTATGATTCCTCAAGGGGCATTTAATGCTCTCAATCCGACTCGGAAAATTAAAGACCTTGCGGCAGATTTAATTATGAGCCATGAGAAAGATACGGTATCACGAAAAGATCTCTATCCACGTATTCGTGAGCGTTTTTCTATTCTCGGCATGGATACAGACAAGGTCCTCAATTCTTTCCCCATACAGCTTACTGCTGGGGAAAAACAGCGATCGGTTATTGGTATCTCAACGTTGCTGAATCCCGGTATGGTAATTGCCGATGAGCCCACTTCTGCCTTGGATGTAAGTACGCAGAAAAAAATTATCGGCATGATCTTTGACCTGCTTGATAAGAAGATTTTCTCAACAATGATGTTTATCACCCATGAGCTAAATCTTTTGCGTCATGTGGCTGACCGTATTGCCATTATGTATGCTGGTCAGATTGTGGAGCTTGGTACAACAGAGCAAATTGTTTTTGATGGAAGACATCCGTATACACAAGCCTTAATGGGCTCCATTATGAGCGTTGACGAAAATGAGAAAGACAAGAAACCGGAATCCCTTGAAGGGGCGC comes from the Chitinivibrio alkaliphilus ACht1 genome and includes:
- a CDS encoding carbohydrate binding domain-containing protein, giving the protein MLKKELLILCIGAVLSVYGTVTLDTLDVVDTRVGPVSVRPSSHVLDSIQRHREQFIRDVDTSLFFVFFDEDYPSGAYTYEYPENLSRISVPEGSGRTGEVAVRYDLYPGDYSGAAIALYGRQLDMTDIVHTGALEFWVRGTTGGEQAQIGFSDSEASGVKVQNTLPLSRYGAIRPFWTRISIPLADFGRRGSYWDDRLDREEHLPFGWDEVTEFLVTIAKNENPAFQVYFDDIVIRTDVYDSSKAFDEPYWDEVEQVLSAPGALPEGISIREELFSGYFTDGSYGTVYGGLTSFTSQPVGSTTSGDSAVAMYFDNSDFSGAAINFGDTYDLDSLRQHGAGIGFWAKAGPGTDIVHFGPSDCEDVDGRSVGTSLNLADYGDLGTEWSYFTVPLREFPDDGSWWNPETFSTSPGVIDWKHISDFSFTTNKYGNRVPVGEPAKLFVTDLAIIDSVPGYVDPEAYWDEFYSDAPDQLVFDFEDLSGSFGAYSGSGSSISAQVEYQADVSLRPRLGRKFLEVSYTLGDWAQATYDFVARNAPSQMYDWSNHKAVRFDIYSQAEEQYIGVQVTDAGGEAWSANISVKEGWQNVVVPLRRFRRNIYQDASADADGKLRLDQVQQFSIVPRDVGHSSVVRIDNVYLTNSLENDPFEVE
- a CDS encoding ABC transporter substrate-binding protein, with translation MRKMCLILSLSVLALAMVSCGTDDRSFGYPREETLYVGGLQWGSPTTFNPLAWWSAFPIMEGGNNTVTYEPLVLFNSFTSEMEPLLGTIYEESNEYISVIMNSAARWSDNRPLTAEDVKYTYELARDNSVLYSGVWEHLTDITIDTVNVDTLADIVLPDDHYGQHERITFHMEGAAQQNPLAVYGALQSVRILPKHFFAEKLEELDGDFEALRSLTLGDSPIISGPYQIHNYTNERIILKRRDDYWGNDALFAGEEPGPRYILHPILEGNSHFNLALQQGRIDVTSTYLPRVWTRRDMGVQTWYEEQPYYMAGSIPTLVLNTEHEELSSKYMRRAIASAINYEDVRDLAISGYSEDIQPGLILPFGNEKQYFSAEDAEKYGTSFDKEKARSYLEKAGYTSVWHDDGRLSHMENEDGEPVRSLRIMCPSGWTDWEAIVRIVVRDLRRAGIDAYQDFVDQGVYRESQPVGRFDMILFTPAPELSPTTPLSRLEGVMSSQFWAPIGDRMEENYGRYNNPESDTYNPAVDSLIKNIPLITNQDSLVDAYRKLNRIFMKDQPAIPLAYRPEQYYQFTEAVWENFPHADNPVGPQLVPTIGAARNVLWKLRSTEKGE
- a CDS encoding ABC transporter permease, with the protein product MLKHNPTLKYVINRILWYVLTFFVAITINFFLPRIGGSDPVTLTLNRMSSGMTPDRVRQMEEDLNVRYNLARLDEDGNAIRAKVGADGNFVRDAEGDLVPDEKGRVVRRSLFNQYLNYLGMTMRGDLGMSIQQDRPVAEIMRESIPWTLALQFPSIVIGWIVGNILGVLAAYKRGSFDKILFPASMLSTSIPFFVFGMVLVYVFAIQLNLFPAYGGYAWEYTPGLNMGFIMSAGYHFILPFLSICPVMAGGQAIGMRSMSIYELGTDYIKFSKTLGIREHRIIKYIFRNAMLPQLTGLAMMLGQMVGGALITELIFSYPGLGTALLDAVNQNDYFVIQGGALIVAIFLLIANFTVDILIGIFDPRVKAGRVEG
- a CDS encoding ABC transporter permease, producing MKLFKNLLKEKTFVFGFFTFIIVILFAVIGRMFVDPVTYDNSVAGTYTPPSSLALLGTDHIGRSVLPMLIMGLGSSLYVGLLAGVIATFVGTLLGVYAGFIGGVLDDIINMVTNLFMVIPIFVVLLLISSAIEDGRSLTLVAVIIGLTAWTWTCRSVRAQVSSLRTGDHISLARLNGDSTFKILFVHVLPYLFSYIFMVFIIQLATGILMEASISMIGLGPVEGVSLGIILNEANANFALIDGAWWAFFPAAFLTTILVFALYTLNTSMEGVFNPRLRKE
- a CDS encoding ABC transporter ATP-binding protein, with protein sequence MAVFEVKNLSLHYRTRFGKRIHAVQDVSFSMEEGEILGIAGESGCGKTTLVSGCMGLFIPPLYPTSGDVLVRGESLMGRSPDEVRENVLSKKVSMIPQGAFNALNPTRKIKDLAADLIMSHEKDTVSRKDLYPRIRERFSILGMDTDKVLNSFPIQLTAGEKQRSVIGISTLLNPGMVIADEPTSALDVSTQKKIIGMIFDLLDKKIFSTMMFITHELNLLRHVADRIAIMYAGQIVELGTTEQIVFDGRHPYTQALMGSIMSVDENEKDKKPESLEGAPPNLANPIEGCRFAPRCKVAREDCKHTEQVIRMVGDREVRCKYAE